GTGACAGTTTGGGCTGTTTTGACCTGGACACTGAACTTCGGGCCAGTAGGGGTGGAGGCGGTAGTGTAGGAGGCAGGGACAGGCTGGGGGTAGCGTTTGGAGACCTGGGTGTCGTTGTCGTCTGGCTCGGGGAAGTACTGGAGACCCTGGTGGGGATCACTGGGGTTTGGGGGTGTAGGATGGTTCGTGGACAGAGGTGGGAAACCCATAGACGGCTCTCCCTGAGATGGGGCTTCTGGCTGGGCTGAGGGTTTGTAGCGGTCCCCCGAGATGTATTTGTTGTAAGGCACATTGTCGTACAGCtgcaaaaaacaaaaatatttttccTTACAATATAACTAACCAAGGCATAAATATCCAGAGGACCCAGTGAAACACTTAGATATGAAAATTAACAAAGTCACATTTTTATGTTTTGCAGGAATCCTTTATTCCTCACAGTCCCATGTAAGACTGTCAGGTAGTCTACCTGTGTGCCCTTTAGTGAATCGCTGTCCTGATCAGTCAGCATGCAGGTGAGTGAGTCAGTCTCTGCATCACTGTCGGAGTGGTGTCCAACCAGCTTCTCAGGAGTTACCCAGTGCTGAAAAAAAAGGGGAAGACCACATAATAAAGAGTGCCTTCATAAAACGTCACAACAGGAGATGGATAGGTAGAGCAAATGTAGAAATGAGCAAATGCATTTGTCCTTCAtcccaatacatttttatttgaataTTATGAGCAATTTCTGGCTTCATAACAATATTACTACAAATCTTTGCCTAGAAACTACAATAAACACTATGGTGAAATGGACCAATAGTCAGTGGGAATTCCAGGCTACAGAAGCAATTACAACCTACCATCAGCTGGAATCGGTCCATATGAGGGTTCAAGGACTGGTCTTCTTTGAGACCGTGGGGAGATGGTTGGTAGTAGAGGTCATTAGATTTAGGGTAAAACCTTGGGTCCTCTTGGTGGTGGTGCTGCATGGGCCCAGCTGTAGAACACATACAAAACAGTGCACTTTACATTTACAAACAAGACTTACTAATGACAGGGTACACACTTAACATTAACCACATGACAAACATTTATTTACATCAAGATGTTTAGTTACGTCAAGTGCTAATCACCAAAGGTGATGGTGTACTCAGTAGTGTGTCAGGTCCAACGCTCTACTCCAAGGCTTGAGTTACAGAATAACGGACTTCTGATTTTCACAATAGTCCATCACAAGTTCTCATTATAGCAATGTTTCACACAAGACAAGCCCAGTGTAATGTAAGGCCCACCCCTGTGTTCTTACCTGTGGATCCAGTAAGCATGTACCTAGTGGCCATTCCTCCCCCTCCTGTGATCTGGTCATGGACCACATACTTGGGCCGGATGTCCAAGGAGACCTTCTTGGGCGGCTGTCTGTACACGGCTGATCCAGAGTCGGACATCTGGGGGACGGGTCTCTCTGGGCTACCCGGAGTCTTCGGAGGCAGCCAGGTAGGACCAGACATGTCAGggttctgaagaaaaaaaaaaaagttagtgATTAAACTGTTACACTATAACAAAACACTTACATGTTGGTATTAATAAGagtctcaaaaaaaaaaaaaaatgcactgTCCTATTTTGGCAAGAAGATTCTGTCACACCAACATACTTGCTGATTGCATATTTATGTCACAGGTAAGCACTGGAAATCCAAAGGTGCGTCAACCTGGATTTCTTATGTCAACTCACATACGCAGTTAAACACTAGGCTTATAGTTGAGAATCAGCAAGAGAGCACCATTACCAACCATAAGGGAATTCCAGCAGGCAGAAAAAAAGACTACTCCACAATGCAGGTTCAATGAGTTAAGCAGCTAACTTGCTTAAATAGTCAGAAAGAATGGTTATTCTTTGAAAGAAACTTGAAATGGGTAATGGCCTGATTCAGAGCTACCCTGGGTGCAGGCTTTTATTTTTTCCCTAGcaatacacagctgattcaaattaacaaagcttgatgagttggttatttgaatcagctgtgtagtgctagggcaaaagcCAAAACAtgcacctgggggggggggggtcggggtcatgaccgagtttgggaaaccctggtctaattgactcaacaaccGAAAAAAACATATCTAAGTTTAACTTCCTTAATGAACCAGAAAATATATAGTTATTTCtagttgtttatcaaagttagctagCTCATTGATCCAGCTATGTAGTATACCACTATGTtccgtcttccctgtggctcagttggtagagcatggtgtttgcaacgacagcatggtgtgtgcaacgccagggttgtgggtttgattcccacggggggccagtacaaaaaatatattttttaaatacatgaaatgaaatgtttgcattcactactgtaaatcgctctggataagagcgtctgctaaatgaagtaaatgtaaatgttccacAGAGTGCgccaacacacactcaaaacacgCACACAATCCCACAGGTGCGAGATCTATGGCTTGTCCCACAAGgacaggtataaacagggctaatGTGTATAGTGTTTTTATTCATTCTTGAAAGGTTTTCTGATATATTGTCAACTCAAAAGTGATACAATTTCAAGAGGACTGGTCAGATTAACTGGACATAACTTCTACTTGTTAAATGATTTGATGAAGCTTCTGAAAATATTTTGGTCCTTGAATAACTGACAGAAGTGGTCCCATGAAAACCCATCATGTAATAGAGTAGAGCAACAAAGAAGTTCAACTCTCCACGGTAATTTCCATGGTACCAGTCAGGTAGTTGTTTCTGTAGTTGTATTTTATTCTACAGGACTTCTCCCACATCCTCCTGCTGAAGATGTTGGACCTGATGACCACAGCCGCGGGGGAGAACGAGGTACTACCAGACCTGGATGAGGCACACAGGGTCAGGTCGGAGGTGGTGCGCCAGCTACCCCTCTCCCAACGAGAACGCAAGGCAGGATGCCAGAACTTATTTTGGAAGACCACATGTTAGCGCGCCTCCTCaccatcaccaagcagccctTCTTGTTGGATCATTTAAAGACCTATTTCTTACATTGTCACACATGTACTGTAAATGGCAGCTACTTATTTTGTTGCATTGTTTAAGGTCTAGAATGTTGGTAATGCTTGATGTCAAATCAAATAAACTTATTTTAAAGTTCTACTAAGTATGTCTCTTTTCCATAGGTTGTCATGTGTAATAATACTGAATAGGTTGGGGTCTAGTACAGCGGTCTAGCAAAAGACATACACACGGTGTAGTTTTATGGGGAAAAAAAGGATGGTTTATTGTCTTTGTAGTATGATCAACCGGCattaaaggaagaaaaaaaaaagctaaTCATTCACACACCTACTTCAAACACGAGTCAAATTGTACAAACCACCTGCTCAGTCTATTTCTCTCATAGATAAATACAATTATTCTACAGTACTTATCAATAGGATGCTGTGGAAGATAATTACACAGTGAAAACCAAGTGATGACCAATAACCTCAATATCACAGATGAACATAAACTTAGCGACAATAGCAGCACAACAGgagttgaaataaataaataagtgaaAAATGCAACTCACAGGGCTCAAAACAGGGACCTTCATATCATTGTGCTCATTGACCTATACTATGAGAATAATCAAATACTGAAGCAAAACATGGTTCTggacaaagaaaaaaatataattgATATTTTAAGGGTCTTGTAGTCAGAAAATAAGCTTCAAAACCATCAAATCATACTAGCAGTTTTTACATTAAAACAAATGAAGACAGCGGGATGAATCTCAAAGAAAAATTACATCAACACAATGTGTGAATAATTCAAATGTCAGAGTTACTTAAACATGGCCGATAGTGCTTTGAGGGCAGGGATTAGCAGCACAAATCAAACTCCTAAGGCTAAGCTTAAACAAAAACTCATAATGAACACACGAGGACGTTCTCAGCCCACGTGGCCAGCATGGAGATGCCGGTTTCTCAGTAAGACAAAGGCAAGCATACTTCATTGTGCCTTATTCCTCTTCATTGTAAAATATCAAATCAACCCAAATGTTAAAAggaaaaaaaatatctaaaaagcACATTCACATTTTAAAAGAGGGGGTTTGGACTGGTATACAAGTAACATTCTCTGAAATGCAGTACCAATTATCAGTATACAAATCACTATCCTGTGGAATAAAATACTATGTTATGTTCTGACATGTGGCGCAAGATATCATTATATGAAAGCCTACATAAGGGCtctcgagtggtgcagcggtccaaagcactgcatatcagtgcaagaggcgtcactacagtccctggtttgatatcaggctgtatcacatccggccatgattgggagtcccatagggcagcacacaattggcccagcgtcatccgggttcggcgggtgtaggccgtcattgtaaataagaatgtgcttaacagagttgcctagttaaataaaaaggttgcATTTAAAATAAAAACTATTAATATCCAATGAGATTAAAGCATTAACTTTAGTGATCTCCTTCTCTAACCAATCTTTCTTTCCTTCTACTTTCTAAAAACTATTCACTGCACAACACTGACTACACCCACTTGGTCTCCAATGAAAGGTCTCCAAACACATTCACTCCACAACCAAAACCACCTGCAATATAAACTGTCACAGAAATACCTTGCATATGTGCACTTTGCTTATGAGGCAGTTCAGCACTGTTATTGACTTTAGTGGCATACAAAAATATATGTTCCATTATCTGGACTGGTCAGTTACCCCACAGCCAGGAAAACTTTGTATTCCTCGTcattatcctcctcttcctcaataTCACCTCATTTCCCTACTTATGATCGTCCACATAGTCAATATCAAGcgatcattattttccatagagcTCCTTCCATGTCCCACCTGTGTCTGGCAGGATGGTGTGTGAGAATGTGCAATATGCAGGATGGTGCGTGAGAGACAGTGTGCAACATGCAGGATAGTGTGAGACAGTGTGCAACATGCAGGATAGTATGTGACAGTGTGCAACATGCAGGATAGTATGTGACAGTGTGCAACATGTAGGATAGTGCGTGACAGTGTGCAACATGCAGGATAGTACGTGACAGTGTAAAACATGCAGGATAGTGCGTGAGAGATGAGCAGTGATGCAGTCAAGGGTTTAGGGTAGTGCAGCCCCTGCTGCCTGCAGGTCAGGGGCTCTATGCAGTACTGGTATGAGACTGAGGGGTAGAGGATAGGGTGTAGTGGAAAGGGAGTAGGGGTAGAGAATATAGAGGATAGGTGATAGTGTAAAGCAGAGGATAAGGAAAGGGTATAGGGGTTGAACAATTTGTCAATCCATGTTTCAATACCCTGTACAAATAAACCTGGTCAAGTGAAATTAAATAATGACTTCATATTGAAGACGGTCAGATTGAGGTTCAATAGTAAGCCTACTACTACTGATTCCTCAGCTTTGGGCATCTAAAGAATAAAGAAAGGCTATGAGAGGATGAAAGTGAAGGGGGATGAAGTTGCCCTTCAAGACTGATCTCAAGTCAGGTTAACATTTCCCCCTTGTGGTTAAGGTTATGAATCAGAGGAGTAGAACTGATTCCAGATCTATTACTTAGGGCAAATTCTACTGCAGAGCAGGTTAAAGTAATGGAAGGGTTGAGGGGTCATTGGTTAAAAGGTCAGAGGTGACTTCATAGTTGGTGATCAGTCAGTGGAGATTTTGGGTGAGAGGATCTGGATGTGCCGGGCGCTGCAGCCCTTACATAGGATGTGACCGTCCAGGAGGTAACAGCCTTGCCCCTCACCCTCAGAGGACAGGAGCAGACCACACTCCTGGAGGGGACAGAGAAAACACAGGGTCAATCCAGGAAAACTGGATTAGGTTCAACTGATTGGGTTGTGTACATTTGATGTGATGGCCTGCCAAACTGTGAACATCATTCAACTTGAGTGACCTGtttaactaacacacacacagtgaccacTCACCTCACACACATAGCAGTTGACGTGGAAGCTGCGGCCCAGCGCCACTATACTGACCGCCGCATCCTGGCCCGGCTCAGGCATGATGGCCTGGCCACACACTGAGCAGCGAGGGGCAAACTTCCTGTGTGGGACAGGAAGCACCAGTGTCAACACTAACAGGAGCTCAGAGGGTGGAAAACTAACAATCAAGTATAAGAATCTGTCCAATAGACTCATGTCTAGAACTTGAAAACCCAAAGCGTAATTCAAAGTTTAATGGATCAAGTCTCCCACTGATCAATTAATCTCTGAATTACACTTTACGAGTTAAAGTTTTAGACATGGGTCTATTGGACAGATGATTATATCTGATTGTTGTGCTAGTGTTCTAGTTGATTACATGCCTAATGTACAGTCagtggcctcctgagtggcgcagcggtctaaggcactgcttgaggcgtcactaaagACCAGGGTTCGAGACCAGAgaagtggcgcacaattggcccagcgtcgtccgggttaggggagggtttggccggcagggatgtccttatCCCATCGCGCTTTAacaactcctgtggcaggccgggagcatgcacgctgacacggtcgccagttctacggtgtttcctccaacacattggtgcagcggGCTTCCGGGATACgtgagcagtgcggcttggcggggtcatgtttcggaggacgcacggctctcaatcGTCGCCTCTCACAAGAACGTACggtagttgcagcgatgggacaagactaactaccagtTGGATATTGTGAAATTGagggtaaaaaaaattataaccaAAAATACAGTCAGTATCTGGCGCCGAGTAAGTGGGTTCTATCCGTGTTGCTGACCTGTGGAAGTCGTCTATGCAGTAGATCTGGTAGGTGGCATCCACAGTGAAGGGCACACCATCCAGGCAGCAGCCACACACCACGCAGTTGAAGCAGCGCGGGTGGTAGGCATTGCCCATGGACCGCAGGATACGGTCCAGGATGGGCTTGGAGCACATGAAGCAGCGCTCTAGGATACTctgagggggaggaagaggggcagCACAGGCTCAAACAGAATAGTGCGAGTGAGAATCCAATAAATATGGTTATAGACGGCGAGAAAGAGCGAAAGAGATGTAGAGATCAACTGATGAATTGAGAGAATACTGCTTAAAAGAAATGTAGaacaaaaagagagggagaagagcctTCTCAATACAGAAAGAGGACAGTCAGTGACAGCCACTCACAATGTAACAGCTTTCGCAGTAGCTCTGCTTGTCCAGGGCGTAGAACGGTTGTCCCCGGAGATGGGCGTGGCAGGTGATGCAAGTTATACACTCCAGGTGGAACACCTGCTCCATGGCAATACAGCCGCTGCCATCGCCAAGGACGTTGTTGCCGCAACGTGCACAGCGACCTGGTAGTATGGAGGGAAAGGGGAGAAGAGATGAGAAATGGGAGGGACATATTGTGGCATTGAAATGAACTGTGTCACCCAAGGGGAAATTAAGATGTAAATAACAGTCCAGTCAACAGAAAGGACATAACATTTTATTAGAAAGAAAGCGGAACGTACCAAAGCCTTCCTCTGTAGGGGGATGACTCATGTCATACACCAACTTCTTAGTCAGCTGGTCCAACTCCTCCTCTGGCCTCGGAGCTGCTGTCCCCTGCTGGACAAATATATGAACATTTTCCAGAAAAATCAACAGAGATTTTACTTTCCCATTTAGATCAGTGAAACCAAGAGACGGAAGATACAAGTATTCAAAAAGGACCAAAGTTTACCTTAAGAGGCACCACAAACAGTAGTTGATgtttacattgatggaagcatcTTTCCTCAAAATTAAGCTTATCCACCCCTAAAGAAAAAAGGAGTTTACGTTTTAACTCCACAGACACTCACCTTACTGGGCTGGTAGGCGGAGCTTGGTGCCGAGCCTGACCCTGATTGGTGAGTCTCTGGGCCTCTATTGGACGTGGGGCACTGGGTGACTCTCCCTCTAGACCGTGCGGCACTCCCCTTGTAACTCCTCTCAGAGTGCAGCTCCTGGGCTTGGGAAGCGGGGTGGGGAGGGTACCAGCCATGGGGGACAGTCTGATTCTGGGACGGGGACCGCAACGCGTGCTGGCGGTGTGGGGGAGGGGTGTAAGCCTGCTCGGCTTGCCTACCAGTCTGGGAGTAGGTGATAGGCTGGGCTGTTTTGACCTGGACACTGAACCTTGGGCCAGTAAGGGCAGTAGTGTAGGAGGCGGGGACAGGCTGGGGGTACTGTTTGGAGACCTGTGCGTCGGTGTAGTGTGGCTGGGGGAAGTACTGGAGACCCTGGTGGGGATCACTGGGGTATGGGGGTGTACGATGGTACTGGGGTTGGgggtgagggtgaggggggaATCCCATGGACAGCCTGCCCTGTGAGGATGCTCCTGGCTGGGCTGAGGGTTTGTAGCGATCCCCTGAGATGTGGTCGTTGTCATTAAGCTACGAAAGAATGGAAAGGGaccataaatatatattttattatgcATTCCTTACAATGTAGCTAATAACCGAGGCCTAAGTGTCCAGAGGAGCCAGTAACACTTTAAGACAGATATGAAAACAAACAAAGTCATAGGTTTCTGTATCAAGATTCAGAAGAATCCTTTATTCCTCACAGTCCATGTAGTCAGTCAGGTAGCCTACCTGTGCGCTATTTTGTAGATGGCTGTCCAGATCGGCCAGCATGCATGTGAGCGAGTCAATCTCTGCATCACTGTTAGAGTGGTGTCCAATCAGCTTCTTAGGAGGTCCCTGGTGCTTTAAAAAATTTAACAGGATCACATAATAAAGATGcgtgcctttaaaaaaatgtcaCAACAGAAAAAGATGGATAGGTAGAAAATGTAGAAATGTGTCCCAATATATTTTAATATTGGATTTTATGAGCAATTTCTGGCTTCATAACAATATTACTAGAAATCTTTGCCTAGAAACTACAATAAACACTATGGTGAAATGGACCAATAATCAGTGTGAATTCCAGGCTACAGAAGCAATTACAACCTACCATCAGCTGGAATCGGTCCATATGAGGGTTCAAGGACTGGTCTTCTTTGAGACAGTGGGGAGGTGGTTGGTGGTAGTAGAGGTCATTAGATTTAGGGTAAAACCTTGGGTCCTCTTGGTGGTGCTGCTGCATGGGCCCAGCTGTAGAACACATACAAAACAGTGCACTTTACATTTACAAACAAGACTTACTAATGACAGGGTACACACTTAACATTAACCACATGACAAACATTTATTTACATCAAGATGTTTATTTACGTCAAGAACTAATCACCAAAGGTGATGGTGTACTCAGTGGTGTGTCAGGTCTAACACTCTACTCCAAGGCTTGAGTTACAGAATAACGGACTTCTGATTTTCACAATAGTCAATCACAAGTTCATTATAGCAAGGTTTCACACAAGACAAGCCCAGTGTAATGTAAGGCCCACCATCATGTTCTTACCTGTGGGTCTTGTAGCCATGTACCTAGAGCccattcctcctccttctctgttCTGGTCATGGACCACATATTTGGGCCGGGTGTCCCGGGAAACCTTCTTGGGCAGCTGTCTGTACACGGCTGGTCCGGACATCTGGGGGACGGGTCTCTCTGGGCTACCCGGAGTCTTCGGAGGCGGCCAGGTAGGACCAGACATGTTAGGGTTCTAAAAAAAAGGTTGTCGTGATTAAACTGTTAAAATTTAAAACTATAACAAAACACTTATGTTGGTTTTAATAAGATTCTCATTAAAAAAAAGATGCACTGTCCTATTTTGGCAAGAAGATTTGTCACTGCCACACCAACTTGCTGTTTGCATATTTATGTCACAGGTAAGCACTGGAACACAGAGATGCTTCAACCTGGATTTCCTATGTCAACTCACATACGCAGTTTAACAATAGACTTATAGTTGAGAAGCAGGAAGACAGCGCCATTCCCAACCATAAGGGAATTCCAGCAGACAGAGACAAAAGAGGGGTATACTAGAAAGCAGGATCAAAGAGTTTGCCAGATAACTTGCCTAAATAGTCAGAAAGAACTGTATTCTTGGGAAAGAAACTTGAAATGGATATGGCCTGATTCAGGgcttcccaaactctgtcctgaggCCCCGTGGGTGCACGTTTTTCTTTTTGCCCTAGcaatacacagctgattcaaataatcaaagcttgatgagttggttatttgaatcagctgtgtagtgctagggcaaaaaccaaaacatgcacctgGGGAGGGGGCCATGACTGACTTTGGGAAACCCTTATCTATTTGACTTAACAACCGAAAAAAAACATATCTAATTTTAAttttcttaatgaaccagaaaatcTATAGTTAGCTGGCTTATTGACCCAGCTATGTAGTATACCACTCTGTTCCAGAGTGCGCCAACACATGTACACTCAAAAAACAAAATCCCACAGGTGCGAGACTTATGGCTTGTCCCACTATTACCCATGGGTCTGTATCCACTACAATAGTTATTGTCTCTGATGTTTACACTCAACTCTAAATGATCCCAAGTGAAGTTGTAGCGTATAGTATATGAAGGTACTGTGAGATGTTAAGTCTTTCAGTCTGACAAACCTGTTGGTGGTAGCACCAGGGTAGACTTTTTAATAGTGTATGGGTGTATTCCTTTAATTAATGAGCAAATGTAGCCTAACAATGGTTATTTTGCCACTGTCAGCTGCTGTTCCCATTGTTTCCTTTTGGAGATAGAGGAACAAGATCAAGTAATATAGTCTATAATAAAGAACAGTAatcttgtcaaatcaaatcaaattgaatttgtcacatgcgccgaatacaacaggtgtagaccttactgtgaaatgcttacttacaagcccttaaccaacaatgcagttttaagaaaatagcaaaaaaaaagaaagagataagaataacaataattaaagagcagcagtaaatgacAATatcggggctatatacagggggtaccggtacagagtcaatgtgcgggagcaccggtgtcgaggtaattgaggtaatacgtaCATGTAAGCAGATTTattaatgtgactatgcatagataataacagagtagcagcagcgttgaAGAGGGGggtggggcaatgcaaatagtcttggtagccctttcattagctgttcaggagtcttatggcttaggggatagaagctgtttagaagccacttggacctagacttggcgctccggtaccacttggaGTGCGGTAGCAGACcgaatagtctatgactagggttgctggagtctgacaatttttagggcattcctatgacaccgcctggtatagatgtcctggatggcagcaaGCTTGGCTcccgtgatgtactgggccgtacgcactaccctctgtagtgccttgcggtcggaggctgagcagttgccacaccaggcagtgatggaacctgtcagaatgctctcgatggtgcagctgtaaaaccttttgaggatctgaggacccatgtcaaatcttttcagtctcctgagggggaataggtattgtcatgccctcttcacgactgtcttggtgtgcttggaccatgttagtttgttggtgatgtggacaccaaggaacttgaagctctcaacctgcttcactacagctccgtcgatgagaataggggcatgctcagtcctccttttcctgtagtccacaattatctcctttgtcttgatcacattgagggagaggttcttgtccttgcaccacacggtcaggtctctgacctcctccctattggatgtctcatcgttgtcggtgatcaggcctaccactgtgtcatcggcaaacataatggtgttggagtcatgcctggccgtgcagtcatgagtgaacatggagtacaggaggggactgagcactcagCCCTGAGGGGCaccaatgttgaggatcagtgtggcggatgtggtgttccctaccctcaccacctgggggggcccgtcaggaagttcgggatccagttgctgagggaggtgtttagacaCAGGGTCCTTATCTTGGTGTTGAGCTTTGAGGGCTCTATggggttgaacgctgagctgtagtcaatgaatagcattctcacataggtgttccttttgtccaggtgtgaaagggcagtgtggagtgcaatagagattgcatcatctgtggatctgttggtgcggtatgcaaattggagtgggtctagggtttctgggataatggtgttgatgtgagccatgaccagcctttcaaagaatttcatggctacagacgtgctacaggcacagggactatgttggtctgcttgaaacatgttggtattacagactcagacagggagaggttgaaaatgtcagtgaacacACTTGCCAGGTTGTCgccgcatgctcggagtacacgtcctggtaatctgtcttgccctgcagccttgtgaatgttgacctgtttaaaggtcttactcacatcggctgcagagagcatgatcacacagttgtcccgaacagctgatgctctcatgcagtgttatttcagtgttatttgcctcgaagcgagcatagaagtttttagctcgtgtcactgggcagctctcggctgtgcttccctttgtagtctgtaatagtttgcaagtcctgccacatccgacgagcgtcagagcccgtgaagtacgattcgatcttagtcctgtactgacgctttgcctgtttgagggttcgttggagggcattgCAGGATATCTTATAAGCTTCCCGGGatctttgaaagcggcagctctaccctttagctcagtgcgaatgttgcacgtaatccatggcttctggttggggtatgtacgtacagtcactgcgggtacgacgtcctcgatgcacttattgataaagccagtgactgatatggTGTACTTCTCAATGCTGTCGGAAGAATtacagaacatattccagtctgtgctagcaaaacagtcctgtagattagcatctgcttcatcagaccactttTTTATAGGCCGAGACACTGGTGCTCCtgatttaatttttgcttgtaagcaggaatcaggatagaattatggtcagatttgccaaatggagggttagggagagctttgtacacatctccgtgtgtggagtaaagattgGCCTTGAGTTCTTTCccactggttgcacatttaacatgctgatagaaattaggtcaaactgatttaagtttccctgcattaaagtccattaggagcgccgcctctggatgagcgccACCTCTGTTTTCTGTtagtctgttgccagtttgtcttgtcccgtgAAGTCCTACCCTTGTGTTTTCCCATTTTCGAGTTGCTGTAGTTgctgttttctagtcctcccgtcCTGGCCAATGGGTGTACTTGAACATCAAGTGGCTTCATGCTACAG
The DNA window shown above is from Salmo trutta chromosome 8, fSalTru1.1, whole genome shotgun sequence and carries:
- the LOC115198268 gene encoding thyroid receptor-interacting protein 6-like isoform X3; translated protein: MSGPTWPPPKTPGSPERPVPQMSGPAVYRQLPKKVSRDTRPKYVVHDQNREGGGMGSRYMATRPTAGPMQQHHQEDPRFYPKSNDLYYHQPPPHCLKEDQSLNPHMDRFQLMHQGPPKKLIGHHSNSDAEIDSLTCMLADLDSHLQNSAQLNDNDHISGDRYKPSAQPGASSQGRLSMGFPPHPHPQPQYHRTPPYPSDPHQGLQYFPQPHYTDAQVSKQYPQPVPASYTTALTGPRFSVQVKTAQPITYSQTGRQAEQAYTPPPHRQHALRSPSQNQTVPHGWYPPHPASQAQELHSERSYKGSAARSRGRVTQCPTSNRGPETHQSGSGSAPSSAYQPSKQGTAAPRPEEELDQLTKKLVYDMSHPPTEEGFGRCARCGNNVLGDGSGCIAMEQVFHLECITCITCHAHLRGQPFYALDKQSYCESCYISILERCFMCSKPILDRILRSMGNAYHPRCFNCVVCGCCLDGVPFTVDATYQIYCIDDFHRKFAPRCSVCGQAIMPEPGQDAAVSIVALGRSFHVNCYVCEECGLLLSSEGEGQGCYLLDGHILCKGCSARHIQILSPKISTD
- the LOC115198268 gene encoding thyroid receptor-interacting protein 6-like isoform X2, whose protein sequence is MALSSCFSTISLLLNCNPNMSGPTWPPPKTPGSPERPVPQMSGPAVYRQLPKKVSRDTRPKYVVHDQNREGGGMGSRYMATRPTAGPMQQHHQEDPRFYPKSNDLYYHQPPPHCLKEDQSLNPHMDRFQLMHQGPPKKLIGHHSNSDAEIDSLTCMLADLDSHLQNSAQLNDNDHISGDRYKPSAQPGASSQGRLSMGFPPHPHPQPQYHRTPPYPSDPHQGLQYFPQPHYTDAQVSKQYPQPVPASYTTALTGPRFSVQVKTAQPITYSQTGRQAEQAYTPPPHRQHALRSPSQNQTVPHGWYPPHPASQAQELHSERSYKGSAARSRGRVTQCPTSNRGPETHQSGSGSAPSSAYQPSKGTAAPRPEEELDQLTKKLVYDMSHPPTEEGFGRCARCGNNVLGDGSGCIAMEQVFHLECITCITCHAHLRGQPFYALDKQSYCESCYISILERCFMCSKPILDRILRSMGNAYHPRCFNCVVCGCCLDGVPFTVDATYQIYCIDDFHRKFAPRCSVCGQAIMPEPGQDAAVSIVALGRSFHVNCYVCEECGLLLSSEGEGQGCYLLDGHILCKGCSARHIQILSPKISTD
- the LOC115198268 gene encoding thyroid receptor-interacting protein 6-like isoform X1 translates to MALSSCFSTISLLLNCNPNMSGPTWPPPKTPGSPERPVPQMSGPAVYRQLPKKVSRDTRPKYVVHDQNREGGGMGSRYMATRPTAGPMQQHHQEDPRFYPKSNDLYYHQPPPHCLKEDQSLNPHMDRFQLMHQGPPKKLIGHHSNSDAEIDSLTCMLADLDSHLQNSAQLNDNDHISGDRYKPSAQPGASSQGRLSMGFPPHPHPQPQYHRTPPYPSDPHQGLQYFPQPHYTDAQVSKQYPQPVPASYTTALTGPRFSVQVKTAQPITYSQTGRQAEQAYTPPPHRQHALRSPSQNQTVPHGWYPPHPASQAQELHSERSYKGSAARSRGRVTQCPTSNRGPETHQSGSGSAPSSAYQPSKQGTAAPRPEEELDQLTKKLVYDMSHPPTEEGFGRCARCGNNVLGDGSGCIAMEQVFHLECITCITCHAHLRGQPFYALDKQSYCESCYISILERCFMCSKPILDRILRSMGNAYHPRCFNCVVCGCCLDGVPFTVDATYQIYCIDDFHRKFAPRCSVCGQAIMPEPGQDAAVSIVALGRSFHVNCYVCEECGLLLSSEGEGQGCYLLDGHILCKGCSARHIQILSPKISTD